In Macrobrachium rosenbergii isolate ZJJX-2024 chromosome 48, ASM4041242v1, whole genome shotgun sequence, one DNA window encodes the following:
- the LOC136831545 gene encoding arginase, hepatic-like — protein sequence MWSKIANRSLLTFATKQQVLYCLQVISRRSKTSCVGVLSAPFNKGQRRPGVKDGPTAIKETGVLTRLQEMGVVIKDYGEVPMDDKKAAPMSPTKGGGADVPLGPDGERNHTAVLTYNRKLASSVATVVKEGGLCLTLGGDHSIAIGTINGHAQANPDHQVVVLWVDAHADINTGASSLSGNMHGMPVSHHLREVKDKINRLPDKWPEPSISANHIAYIGLRDLDDAERVLLKDLGILAYDMRQVDKVGIEEVIRHCLEVLQPSGTRPLHVSFDIDSLDPAEAPSTGTPVRAGLTLREGLKIVEAARDTGFLKAFDLVEVNPELGLKGDALLTTEAAKAVLLAALAGRRGT from the exons ATGTGGTCCAAAATCGCCAACAGGTCTTTGCTGACATTCGCCACAAAGCAACAGGTGCTTTATTGCCTGCAGGTCATCTCCCGGAGGAGCAAAACCAGCTGCGTAGGGGTGCTGTCGGCACCTTTCAATAAGGGACAG cgtcgCCCCGGAGTTAAAGACGGTCCCACGGCAATTAAGGAGACAGGAGTGCTTACGCGGCTTCAGGAAATGG GTGTCGTTATCAAAGACTATGGCGAAGTGCCCATGGACGATAAAAAAGCAGCTCCCATGAGCCCGACCAAAGGCGGCGGCGCGGACGTTCCCTTAGGTCCCGACGGCGAACGCAACCACACCGCCGTCCTCACTTACAACCGAAAATTGGCTTCTTCGGTTGCCACGGTCGTCAAGGAGGGCGGCCTGTGCCTCACCCTCGGAGGAGACCATTCCATAGCCATCGGGACCATCAACGGACACGCCCAGGCTAATCCAGACCATCAG GTGGTGGTGCTTTGGGTCGATGCTCACGCGGACATCAACACCGGAGCCTCTTCGCTGTCAGGTAACATGCACGGGATGCCGGTTTCCCACCACCTGAGGGAGGTCAAGGACAAGATCAACCGCCTTCCGGACAAGTGGCCGGAACCGAG tatttctgCCAACCACATCGCCTACATTGGACTTCGCGATCTCGATGATGCTGAAAG AGTATTGCTGAAGGACCTCGGTATTCTGGCTTACGACATGAGACAGGTCGACAAGGTCGGAATTGAGGAGGTCATAAGGCACTGCCTTGAGGTACTCCAGCCATCGGGGACGCGTCCACTTCACGTGTCGTTTGACATCGACTCCCTCGACCCAGCTGAGGCTCCGAGCACAGGAACGCCAG TCCGCGCCGGCTTGACCCTCAGGGAAGGCCTGAAGATCGTCGAGGCAGCGAGGGACACTGGCTTCCTGAAGGCATTCGACCTGGTGGAGGTGAATCCCGAGCTGGGATTGAAGGGCGACGCCCTCCTGACGACGGAAGCAGCGAAGGCAGTACTACTGGCGGCGTTGGCTGGACGTAGAGGAACATAA